CAACGGCGGCTTCGGCGGCCTGCACGGCAAGCTGGCCGAGGCCCTAAAGTGAGCGGGCCGGAGCGCATCACCCTGGCCATGACCGGGGCATCGGGGGCGCAGTATGGCCTGCGCCTGCTCGACTGCCTGGTGCGCGAGGACCGTGAGGTGCACTTCCTGATCTCCAAGGCCGCGCAACTGGTGATGGCCACCGAGACGGACGTGGTGCTGCCGGCCAAGCCCCAGGCGATGCAGGCCTTCCTCACTGAATACACCGGGGCCGCCGACGGGCAGATCCGTGTGTACGGCAAGGAGGACTGGATGTCGCCGGTGGCCTCGGGTTCCGGCGCGCCAGCGGCGATGGTGGTGGTGCCGTGCTCCACCGGCACCCTGTCGGCGATCGCCACCGGAGCTTGCAACAATTTGATCGAGCGGGCTGCCGACGTGACACTGAAGGAGCGTCGTCAGTTGATCCTGGTGCCGCGTGAAGCGCCGTTTTCAACCATTCACCTGGAAAACATGCTCAAGCTGTCGCAGATGGGCGCAGTGATCCTGCCGGCGGCGCCAGGCTTCTACCACCAGCCGCAAACCATCGACGACCTGGTCGACTTCGTCGTTGCGCGCATCCTCAACCTGCTGAACATTCCCCAGGACATGCTGCCGCGCTGGGGCGAGCACCACCACGGGGTCGACGATTGAGGCGGGCGTTGCTGGGGTTGCTGGTATTGATGCAAGTGGGCGGCTGCGCCACGGTGCGTACCCTGGACGCCAACAAGCCCGGCGCGCCGGTGGTGTACGCCGGCACGCGGCTGGACCTGTACGTGATGAACGGCGGCTGTTGCCCCGAAGACCGCTTCGGGGCAACGGCGCCGGCCTATCCGGGGCTGGACCTGCCGGGCAGCGCGTTGCTGGACACCTTGTTGCTGCCCCTGTCCTTGCTGACGGCGGCGGGGGTGGGCTTCAACGCCACGGGCGGGCTTTGACCCATCGGGGGGCTGCACCTACGCTGATCCTCAAGCGCGCCGCTTGCCTGTACGGGGCGGTGGCCTTCTGGATCACGGAGTGTCCGCATGCGCCTGATGCTGTTGACGATGCTGGCGTTGTCCTGGGGGGCCAGCGTTCGCGCCGAGCCCCTGCCCAGTTACCTCGATGGCAATGAAAGCGAAAGCCGCCTGCCCACGGCGAACTTGCCGGTAGAGGCCTACCGTCCGGGGGAGCCCTTCGTGCAGGTGGCGGCGCCTTACACCCTTCGCCAGCAATCCTTGGCGATGGACACCCGAGTGCAGGTGCGCAAGGTGCGTTTCGAGGGCGGTACCGTCTATGCGTTGAGCGAATTGCGCGATCACTACCAGCCCATCATCGGCCAGACGCTCAGCCTGGCCGAGCTGAGCGAACTCACCCAACGCCTCACTCGGCGTTATCAGCAGGATGGCTACCTGCTTTCCTACGCCTATCTACCCCCGCAGGACTTCAGTGACGGCCGGGTGCAGGTGGCGTTGGTGGAGGGTCATGTCCACGATTATCAGATTGAAGGTGATATCGGGCCAGCACGCGCCTACCTGGTCAGGTTGCTTGAGCGCCTCAAGGCCGAACGCCCGCTGACCCGGCAGACCCTGGACCGCTATGTCAGCCTGATGGGGCGTATCCCTGGCGTGACCTTGCAGGCCAGGGTCGAGGCACCTGTTGCCGACGATGGCGCCGCCCGGCTGGTCGTCCAGGTGTCGCGCAGGCCCTTTGCTGGCAACGTGATCGCGAACGATGGCAGCCGCGCTGATCCGCAGGCCTTGGTTAGTGTCGCCAGCAACGCCCAGACCCGCCGTGCCGAGCAGGTGCTCGCCACTGTGCTGGCACCTCCCGGCGACGACGAGGCGCATTACGCCCGCCTCGATTACAGCCAGTTCATCGATGACCAAGGGTTGCAACTGCAACTCTCGGCTTCGCGTTACCGCAGCGAGCCACGTACCCGCGTGCGACTGGACGATGGCACCGACCTGCGTCAGCACCGTGACAGTGACCGTTATGCGATCGGTCTCGGCCAGCCGTTGATCGCTGCGCCCGACGAGTGGCTGGAGGTGGTGGGGCGTTTCTACGTGGTCAAGGACCGGGTCGACTATCAGGGGGCGGCGCAGCAAGCGGATACCGCGACCGATGTTCGTGCGTTGTCCTTCGAAGGCGACTGGCGCAAGGTCGAGGCCGGGCGCCTGCGGATGCTCAGTGCCGGGGTCTATCAGGGCATGGACTACCTCGGGGCGCGCAGCAATGCTGGCTACGATTTGGACTTCCTGCGCCTGCGGGCATCCGGGCTGCAGAGTGACGATTTCACCGATCACTGGCAGGGCGTGGCATCGGCCGCCATGTACTGGAGCGGCGACAGCCTGCCCGACAGCGAGCGGGTGCTGTTCGGTGGCCAGGGCTTCGGTCGCGGTTATCCCCAAGACCAGGCGAGTGGCGACAAGGGCTGGGGGCTGGCCTACGAGGTCAACTACAGCTTCAGGCGCGGCGGCGAGTGGTTGAAGGTGGTGCAGCCTTACGTCGTGGTCGATGCCGCCAGGACCTGGTTCAACGAGGTGGATGTACGCGAGGCGAAGTTGTCGTCCGCCGCGCTGGGGGTGCGCTTGGGGGATAGGCGTTACTTCAACGTCGCCGTGGAACTGG
This genomic stretch from Pseudomonas entomophila L48 harbors:
- the ubiX gene encoding flavin prenyltransferase UbiX, coding for MSGPERITLAMTGASGAQYGLRLLDCLVREDREVHFLISKAAQLVMATETDVVLPAKPQAMQAFLTEYTGAADGQIRVYGKEDWMSPVASGSGAPAAMVVVPCSTGTLSAIATGACNNLIERAADVTLKERRQLILVPREAPFSTIHLENMLKLSQMGAVILPAAPGFYHQPQTIDDLVDFVVARILNLLNIPQDMLPRWGEHHHGVDD
- a CDS encoding YceK/YidQ family lipoprotein, which produces MRRALLGLLVLMQVGGCATVRTLDANKPGAPVVYAGTRLDLYVMNGGCCPEDRFGATAPAYPGLDLPGSALLDTLLLPLSLLTAAGVGFNATGGL
- a CDS encoding ShlB/FhaC/HecB family hemolysin secretion/activation protein — translated: MRLMLLTMLALSWGASVRAEPLPSYLDGNESESRLPTANLPVEAYRPGEPFVQVAAPYTLRQQSLAMDTRVQVRKVRFEGGTVYALSELRDHYQPIIGQTLSLAELSELTQRLTRRYQQDGYLLSYAYLPPQDFSDGRVQVALVEGHVHDYQIEGDIGPARAYLVRLLERLKAERPLTRQTLDRYVSLMGRIPGVTLQARVEAPVADDGAARLVVQVSRRPFAGNVIANDGSRADPQALVSVASNAQTRRAEQVLATVLAPPGDDEAHYARLDYSQFIDDQGLQLQLSASRYRSEPRTRVRLDDGTDLRQHRDSDRYAIGLGQPLIAAPDEWLEVVGRFYVVKDRVDYQGAAQQADTATDVRALSFEGDWRKVEAGRLRMLSAGVYQGMDYLGARSNAGYDLDFLRLRASGLQSDDFTDHWQGVASAAMYWSGDSLPDSERVLFGGQGFGRGYPQDQASGDKGWGLAYEVNYSFRRGGEWLKVVQPYVVVDAARTWFNEVDVREAKLSSAALGVRLGDRRYFNVAVELAKPLADVALDNLDRRPRFTLSFSCQL